The Candidatus Zixiibacteriota bacterium DNA segment AACGACGTTCGCCTGGTGTTCGAAGCCCCGGGCATGAAGAAAGAAGATTTCCGCGTCGTGATAAAAGACGGCAACCTTGTCGTCACAGGTGAGCGGTCGTTTGTAATCGACGATCAGAAAGATCGTGTGGTCCACCGCGAGTTCGGGGACAGCCGGTTTACCCGCTCCTTCACTCTCTCGGATCTGATCGACACGGACAGCGTGAAAGCCGACTACAGTCAGGGACTGCTGACCGTCACGCTGGCCAAGCGGGAAGAGGCCAGGCCGAGAGAAATCGAAATCTCTGTCAACTAAGTCAGGTGTCCCCTTCGAGGGTGCGCAGAACGTTTGGTGGAAGGCTGGTCGGCAACGGCCGGCCTTTTTTCACGCAAACAGTGATTGTGAAAAGGAGCAGAAGCTATGAATAGAATCATCGGAATTGACCTGGGGACCACCAACTCCGTAGTCGCGGTGATCGAGGGCAAAGAGCCGCAAGTCATCGCCAACTCGGAAGGGGGTCGTACGACGCCGTCGGTGGTCGCGATCGACAAAAACGGCGAACGCCTCGTTGGGGCGGTCGCCAAGCGCCAGGCGGTCACCAATCCGCTGAACACGATCTTCTCAGTCAAGCGACTCATGGGCAGGAAGTTCGACGAGGTCCGTGAGGAGATCAAAAACTTCCCGTACAAGGTGACCTCCAACGCGAACGGCGAACCGGTCGTCACGATGGGCGAAAAGCAGCAGACGCCGCAGGAAATCTCGGCGATGACTCTGGCCAAGATGAAGAAGACCGCCGAAGAATACCTCGGCCACGCGATCAAGGAAGCTGTTATCACCGTTCCTGCATACTTCAATGACCGCCAGCGGCAGGCCACCAAAGACGCCGGCCGGATCGCCGGACTCGAGGTCAAGCGTATCATTAACGAACCGACCGCGGCCGCCCTCGCCTACGGCCTCGACAGAAAGAAACACGGCAAGATTGCCGTGTACGATCTCGGCGGCGGTACGTTCGATATCTCGATTCTGGAGTTGTCGGAAGGAGTGTTCGAGGTGTTGTCGACCAACGGGGACACCCATCTGGGCGGCGACGATTTCGACAAGCGCATTATCGATTGGATGATCGATGAGTTCAGGAAATCCGACGGTATCGACCTGTCCAGAGACCCGATGGCACTCCAGCGCCTCAAAGAGGCCGCCGAGAAAGCCAAGATCGAACTGTCGTCCACGATGCAGACCCAACTCAACCTGCCGTTTATCACGGCCGACGCGAGCGGTCCGAAGCACCTGAACCTGTCCCTGTCCCGCTCGAAGTACGAGCAGCTCGTGGATGATTTGATCGAGCGGTCAATGACTCCCGTGCACGCCGCTCTTAAAGATGCGAAAGTCGATGTCACGGACATCGACGATGTCATCCTCGTGGGCGGTATGACTCGCATGCCGAGGATTGTCGAACGCGTCAAACAGTTCTTCGGGCGTGAACCGAACCGTTCCGTCAATCCTGACGAGGTTGTGGCGCTCGGCGCTGCAA contains these protein-coding regions:
- a CDS encoding Hsp20/alpha crystallin family protein — translated: MTTLMQTQRNGLSRMIDDMFGDFGLTTVVSRRALNGYQPSVNIIESDNDVRLVFEAPGMKKEDFRVVIKDGNLVVTGERSFVIDDQKDRVVHREFGDSRFTRSFTLSDLIDTDSVKADYSQGLLTVTLAKREEARPREIEISVN
- the dnaK gene encoding molecular chaperone DnaK, giving the protein MNRIIGIDLGTTNSVVAVIEGKEPQVIANSEGGRTTPSVVAIDKNGERLVGAVAKRQAVTNPLNTIFSVKRLMGRKFDEVREEIKNFPYKVTSNANGEPVVTMGEKQQTPQEISAMTLAKMKKTAEEYLGHAIKEAVITVPAYFNDRQRQATKDAGRIAGLEVKRIINEPTAAALAYGLDRKKHGKIAVYDLGGGTFDISILELSEGVFEVLSTNGDTHLGGDDFDKRIIDWMIDEFRKSDGIDLSRDPMALQRLKEAAEKAKIELSSTMQTQLNLPFITADASGPKHLNLSLSRSKYEQLVDDLIERSMTPVHAALKDAKVDVTDIDDVILVGGMTRMPRIVERVKQFFGREPNRSVNPDEVVALGAAIQGGVLAGVVDEVLLLDVTPLSLGIETLGGVMTKLIERNTTIPTKKSQVFSTAADSQTQVDIHVLQGEREMAIDNKTIGRFILDGIPPAPRGIPQIEVTFDIDANGILNVTAKDQATGKTQNVRIEASSGLSEAEINRMVDDAKAHESEDKEKKRAVETRNQADALVFQSEKQMVEFGDKLDVDSKAKIESAAGRLKEALKGSDLSEIQSATEALNQLWQTASQTMYQRAAHEDSKSTTDTGGQAYDQGRSGGNGARDDVVDAEFKEVS